From a single Mycolicibacterium mengxianglii genomic region:
- a CDS encoding sugar-binding transcriptional regulator, with protein sequence MTVVQGTSRGSRIPAVTDARPEDLRLALRAATMYYLDGLTQAEIAARLGVSRPTAGRLVARAKARGLVRIEIVVPADLRDDLHAEEERALEERFGLTEAVIAGHGVDDDSISRPAAFAGIGRAAAALLSRRLSPTDTLGFTWGPENVAVATALPNGVATCRAVVQLDGSMSGFSATAYQTGTEFILSRCAEVLHADTYRLPAPLYADPATVDSIRSDSGMSRTLETGRSAEVMMFGIGAVSTSTTLFEGSFLDTGVLDELVALGAVGEIGGRFFDADGNPVAGELQRRTVSVALEDIKACPATILLSSGSSKHRPTLGALRGGLARFLVCDIDCARWLLSQ encoded by the coding sequence GTGACGGTGGTTCAAGGCACGAGTCGGGGGTCGCGGATTCCCGCCGTCACCGACGCCAGGCCTGAGGACCTCCGACTGGCATTGCGCGCCGCCACGATGTACTACCTCGACGGGCTCACCCAGGCCGAGATCGCAGCACGCCTGGGCGTCTCCCGCCCCACCGCCGGCCGGTTGGTGGCCAGGGCGAAGGCGCGCGGCCTGGTCCGCATCGAAATCGTCGTTCCCGCCGATTTGCGTGATGACCTGCACGCCGAGGAGGAACGCGCACTCGAGGAGCGGTTCGGGCTCACCGAGGCGGTGATCGCCGGACACGGGGTCGACGATGACTCGATCAGCCGGCCCGCGGCCTTCGCCGGCATCGGCCGGGCCGCAGCCGCGCTGCTGTCGCGGCGACTGTCGCCGACGGACACCTTGGGGTTCACCTGGGGGCCGGAGAATGTCGCCGTCGCCACGGCATTGCCCAACGGAGTGGCGACCTGTCGCGCCGTGGTGCAACTCGACGGTTCGATGTCCGGCTTCTCGGCGACTGCGTACCAGACCGGCACCGAGTTCATCCTCAGCCGCTGCGCGGAGGTGCTGCACGCCGACACCTACCGCCTGCCCGCGCCGCTGTACGCCGACCCCGCCACCGTCGATTCCATCCGTAGCGACTCGGGAATGTCACGGACCCTGGAAACCGGCCGGAGCGCCGAGGTGATGATGTTCGGCATCGGCGCGGTGTCGACGTCGACCACGTTGTTCGAGGGCAGCTTCCTCGACACCGGGGTGCTCGACGAACTGGTCGCCCTCGGCGCGGTGGGGGAAATCGGCGGACGGTTCTTCGATGCTGACGGCAATCCGGTCGCCGGTGAATTACAGCGCCGCACGGTGTCGGTGGCGCTCGAAGACATCAAGGCCTGCCCCGCCACGATCCTGCTCTCGAGTGGGTCCAGCAAACATCGGCCGACACTCGGAGCATTGCGCGGCGGC